Below is a window of Ferrimicrobium sp. DNA.
AAAACGTGTCCGTCGGTTGGGGCTTCTTTCGGGGGGCGAACGCTCTCTGGTCTCGCTGGCGTTCTTGTTTGCGGTTCTCAAGGTTCGCCCGGTGCCCTTTGTGGTCCTCGATGAGGTTGAGGCTGCCCTCGATGACAAGAACCTCTCGGCGTTTGCTGGACTCGTCGGGGATGTGAGTCGGGACCATCAGGTGATCGTCGTGACCCACCAGCGCAGAACGATGGAGGTTGCAAACTCGTTGGTGGGTGTTTCCATGTCACCTCGTGGGTTCTCAACCGTGGTACGTCATGTTCTGATCGATGCCTTCGAGGAAACGGGCACCGAGACCTAAGAGAGCGTAACCGTGGGCGATGTGGAGATTGATAGCCACTTCAGCCGCGTTGTGGGCGCAGACACTGGTCCCAACACTACGGTACCGTGCCAGATCAAGGACACCAGTGTCGAGCAGTTAGGCCAGATGCCTGCTGTTCGTTGGAGTGGAGCGGTTGCCTTGTTGTGTCAGACATTTGACAGCTGGACACCGAGGCTCGCGCCGTGACGATTCCGACACTACCTCACACAGCATCGTCTCGTGGAGTCCTGGTTTGGAGTGGACTTGTTCTGCTGGCGTTTGAAGCCACATCGGCGATGGCGGTAGTTGAAACTTTGTGTAGGGGCCATCCTGGTGGGTCTCACCTGCAGCGGACAGTGAGATTTTGGTGATCTTGCTGCGAGTTTGAACATCTTGGGCAAGGGTGATGACTTCAATTGTTCGATCCTGTATGGCTACGAGTCGACGACGCGGGATCTACGATGGGTGACAATGGATTCACTCTTGATCGTTGTTGTCCTCTTTGTCATTCTTGGATTTGGCCTCGCCCTCGTACGAACGAGATCGAGTACCAATCGTCATGTACTCGATGAGCGCGACACGCCCCAGGTCAGCGCACCCGATGTCGATGGCACCGCTACTCAACGGGTTGATGAGGCTGAGATTCAGGGTCCTGCCGTGCCTGACGGTGCCAAGGATGTGTCGGCACCAGCTAAGGACACATCGCCGGACCCGGCGTCGGTTCTGCAACCAGGTGCGCCAAGGGATTTGACAACAGAGGTTGAACAAAGAGAGCATGAGCTGGAAGAGAGCTCCCCGGCCGAGTTGGCGCCGGCGCCGCATGCCTCGATGGCTTCGTCGCTGTCTCGTTCCCGTGGTCCGTTCGCGTCGCTGTTTTCTCGTTTGCGCTCTGGTGGGGCCGGAGTGGATGCCGAGGAGTGGACGCGTCTTGAAGAGACGCTCATTCTCTCCGACATGGGGCCAACGGTCGCCAGTGAGGTCGTCGCGGCACTCAAGAGCCAACTCGGCAAGAGCCCGTCAGCCCATGATCTTCGCCAAGCGCTGGTTGCGCTGCTCGAGTCTAAGTTTGCCGATGCTCCCCGCGAATTGCAGTTCTCAGAGATAACCAAGCCCAGTGTTGTTTTGATGGTGGGGGTAAACGGGACCGGCAAGACCACCACGATCGGAAAGGTAGCCAGTCTTCTGATGCGCGAAGGCCGTTCGGTGATGATCGCAGCAGGGGATACGTTCCGTGCTGCGGCGACCGAACAGGTCGGTGTGTGGGCCTCGCTCACCGGTGTTGAGGTCGTCTCGGGTCAGCCTGGGGCCGATCCGGCTTCGGTCATCTTCGACACCATCGAACACGCCAGAGCCGTCGGCAGCGATGTGGTGCTCTGTGACACCGCTGGCCGCCTTCAGACAAAAACTAACTTGATGGAGGAGCTGAAGAAGATCAGGAGAGTCGCAGCGAAGTCTTCGGGTGAGGTGACGGAGGTTTTGTTGGTGATCGACGCAACCACCGGTCAAAATGGACTGCGACAGGCAGAGGTGTTCCACGGGGCTGCTGAGGTGACCGGTATCGTGTTGACCAAACTGGATGGGAGTGCCAAAGGTGGCGTGGCCCTCGCGATCGAATCGGAGTTTGGCCTTCCCATCAAACTGGTCGGCCTTGGCGAGGGTCTCGGTGACCTTGCACCCTTTGATCCCAAAGCTTTTGTCCAAGCCTTGATAGGGGAGGAGACTGATGTTTGAGACGCTTGGTGAACGCCTCGATGGCGCGTTGTCACGTATCCGTGGCAAGACCCGACTCACACAAGCCGATGTCGATGAGGCGCTTGGCGAAATCCGCCGTGCGCTGTTAGAGGCTGACGTCAATATCGGGGTCGTCAACCTGATCAGCGAGCGGGTGGGAGCCGCGGCCGTCGGGGCGATGGCCTCTCCGTCGCTCACCCCAGGCCAGCAAGTGGTCAAGGCTGTACACAACGAGCTGATCGATGTCCTTGGACAGGATACGTACCGGATTCGGTTCGCCTCGACGCCTCCGACCATCCTGCTCCTGGCTGGACTGCAAGGGTCTGGTAAGACGACGGCGGCGGCCAAGCTGGCGTTGCTGCTGAGACGACAGGGGCGTTCCCCCTATCTGGTGGCGGCGGATCTGGCGCGACCAGGTGCCGTCCGCCAGCTGGAGATCCTGGGTGAACAGGCACAAGTACCGGTTTTTAGCGAGCCAACCACCCCGGTTGAGGTCGCCGTCAGGGGTGTGGCCGAAGCACGGCGCTTAGCCCGTGATGTGGTCATCATCGACACGGCTGGCCGGTTGGCGATCGATGATGCCCTCATGGACGAGGTATCCAACATCCAAAAGGCGACCGAAGCGCATCTGCGATTCTTAGTCATCGACTCGATGATTGGACAGGATGCGGTGGTGACTGCCAAGGCCTTTGACGAGCGCCTCGAGCTTTCGGCGGTGATCCTCACCAAACTCGACGGTGATGCCCGGGGTGGCGCAGCCCTGTCGGTGAAGGAGGTTGTTGGAAAACCCATCGCCTTTGCCTCCGTCGGCGAGAAGCTTGAGGATTTCGAGCCGTTCTATCCGGATCGGATGGCGTCGCGGATTCTTGGTATGGGTGACGTGCTCAGCCTCATTGAGCGTGCACAAGACACCATGGATGAAGATGTCGCCAAGAAGGGGGCTGATCGCCTCCGATCAGGTCACTTCGACCTCGAGGACTTCCTTGAGCAGTTGCGACAGGTGCGCAAGATGGGCCCCCTCAAGGGGGTGTTGTCCATGTTGCCTGGGGTGCCCAAAGAGCTGAAGAACCAGGAGATCGACGAGGCTGAGATCAGCCGCATCGAGGCGATCGTCTCCTCGATGACCAAAGAGGAGCGCAAGAACCCCTCGATGATCGACGTTTCGAGGCGGACCCGGATCGCCGCCGGGTCAGGCACCACCCAGCTCCAGGTCAATGCTTTGCTCAAGCAGTTCCGTGACATGAACAAAATGATGCGCCAGATGGGCATGGGGCCGCCGTCAGCGACACGGAGCCGTGCCAAGAGCAAACGCAAGAAGCGCAGGTAGGCGACTCGGAGCGCCTACACTTAAGTGGTTAACCGTTAGCGACGTCGACGGTGTTCGTCAACGTGAGACCAAGATCATGCGTGATCATCTTGTGATCGTAACGCATGGTGATGGTGGTCTTACGTGATGGTTGATGAGCGTTGTTGGTCGTTGATGGCATTGATGGTCGTGAACGAGTTCTATTGAGGAGAAATTTGTGGCAGTTAAGTTGCGCCTAGCTCGCACTGGTAAGAAGAAGCAGCCCCACTACCGTATCGTGGCGGCCGATTCGCGGGTTGCTCGCGATGGTCGGTTCCTCGAGATCATCGGCTGGTACTCGCCAAGAAACGAGCCGTCGAAGTTCCACATCGATGTCGATGCGGCAAAGCGCTGGATCGACAAAGGCGCTACCGCCACCGAGCGAGTCTCCAAGATTTTGGAGTTGGCCAACAAAGAGGGTGCACAGTGACCGAACACGACGAGATGGCTGGTGACGAGTCGGCCAACGAAGCGATCGCCAACGACTCCACCGATGGCGACGCCGTCGCCGCAGTGGCAAGCACCAACCAACCGGTTGATGCCGGCCAAAGCCACCAGGATGCTGCCAACGATCAGGACGAGGCTGCTGGCTCCGTGAGCCAGTCGGGTGAGTACATCAGCTCGCTCGTTGGCTATCTGTCGCGCTCGTTGGTGCGTAACGGTCAAGATCAGATCACGGTTCGCCACACCAGTGGTGCCCATGAGGGTGAAGTCAAGGTTTCGGTGACGGTTCCCCAAGGTGAGCTTGGGAAGGTCATTGGGCGCGGAGGCCGCACGGCGACCGCGATCCGCACGATCGTCGGGGCCGCTGCTCAGCGCTCCGGATTGAGCGCCCAGGTGGAGTTCTCGGACGGCAGGCCAGGTGGAGGCCGCGGGGGACGCCCGTCGCGTGGAGGAAACGGTGGTAATCGACGTGGGGGACCACGACGCGACGACCGACCCCGTCGTCAAGGTTGAGGTAGCCCAACTCGGGCGTAGCCACGGGCTCGCGGGCGAGCTGTATTTGAAGCCGCTGAGCGATGTCCCTGATCGGGTACACCCGGGTTTGGTGCTCACGACGAAGTCCGGGCGAAGCGTCACAGTGGTGTCAGTTCGCTCCATCGGTGACCGCCAGCTCGTCAGATTAGAGGGTGTCGACTCCATGGAGGAGGCGAAGCTTCTTGCAGGATCGACGCTCTATGCCGATCCCCTTGAGGATCCACCGGTGACCCTTGTTGGCCAGTTGCTTGGCAAAGCCGTTCTCGATCAACGCGGGGTCGCTCACGGTCTGGTGGTCGCCGTCCAGGCGAACCCAGCGAGTGAGCTCATGGTGCTTGATACCGACGCGCTCGTGCCGACGATCTTTATCACCGATGTTCAGGTTGATCGGGTGACGATCGAGGCACCCGAGGGGCTCTTTGATCTATGACGCTGCGGGTCGCAGTCGTCACCATTTTCCCACAGATGATCGAGGACTACCTCGGATCGTCCTTACTCGGTAGAGCGCTCGAACGATCACTCCTTGAGGTCACGGTCCTCGACCTACGCTC
It encodes the following:
- the ftsY gene encoding signal recognition particle-docking protein FtsY — encoded protein: MDSLLIVVVLFVILGFGLALVRTRSSTNRHVLDERDTPQVSAPDVDGTATQRVDEAEIQGPAVPDGAKDVSAPAKDTSPDPASVLQPGAPRDLTTEVEQREHELEESSPAELAPAPHASMASSLSRSRGPFASLFSRLRSGGAGVDAEEWTRLEETLILSDMGPTVASEVVAALKSQLGKSPSAHDLRQALVALLESKFADAPRELQFSEITKPSVVLMVGVNGTGKTTTIGKVASLLMREGRSVMIAAGDTFRAAATEQVGVWASLTGVEVVSGQPGADPASVIFDTIEHARAVGSDVVLCDTAGRLQTKTNLMEELKKIRRVAAKSSGEVTEVLLVIDATTGQNGLRQAEVFHGAAEVTGIVLTKLDGSAKGGVALAIESEFGLPIKLVGLGEGLGDLAPFDPKAFVQALIGEETDV
- the ffh gene encoding signal recognition particle protein, giving the protein MFETLGERLDGALSRIRGKTRLTQADVDEALGEIRRALLEADVNIGVVNLISERVGAAAVGAMASPSLTPGQQVVKAVHNELIDVLGQDTYRIRFASTPPTILLLAGLQGSGKTTAAAKLALLLRRQGRSPYLVAADLARPGAVRQLEILGEQAQVPVFSEPTTPVEVAVRGVAEARRLARDVVIIDTAGRLAIDDALMDEVSNIQKATEAHLRFLVIDSMIGQDAVVTAKAFDERLELSAVILTKLDGDARGGAALSVKEVVGKPIAFASVGEKLEDFEPFYPDRMASRILGMGDVLSLIERAQDTMDEDVAKKGADRLRSGHFDLEDFLEQLRQVRKMGPLKGVLSMLPGVPKELKNQEIDEAEISRIEAIVSSMTKEERKNPSMIDVSRRTRIAAGSGTTQLQVNALLKQFRDMNKMMRQMGMGPPSATRSRAKSKRKKRR
- the rpsP gene encoding 30S ribosomal protein S16, with product MAVKLRLARTGKKKQPHYRIVAADSRVARDGRFLEIIGWYSPRNEPSKFHIDVDAAKRWIDKGATATERVSKILELANKEGAQ
- a CDS encoding KH domain-containing protein; this translates as MTEHDEMAGDESANEAIANDSTDGDAVAAVASTNQPVDAGQSHQDAANDQDEAAGSVSQSGEYISSLVGYLSRSLVRNGQDQITVRHTSGAHEGEVKVSVTVPQGELGKVIGRGGRTATAIRTIVGAAAQRSGLSAQVEFSDGRPGGGRGGRPSRGGNGGNRRGGPRRDDRPRRQG